A DNA window from Stenotrophomonas indicatrix contains the following coding sequences:
- a CDS encoding superoxide dismutase family protein yields MRLSFALLPLSAAVLLSACGSAPKKPQPTPPPVVTTPVAQLAEANLAPASASIVSGRLVLKTESGGVHLTGLVGGLQPMQQAGFHIHERGDCSAVDASSAGNHFNPAGVAHGRAGSGKHHLGDIDNLQADAQGRANVDVHLKGVTLGGGAATDIARRALVVHARADDYRSQPAGNAGVRIACGVIRVTR; encoded by the coding sequence ATGCGTTTGTCCTTCGCCCTTCTGCCGCTGTCCGCTGCCGTGCTCCTGTCTGCCTGTGGCAGCGCACCGAAGAAGCCGCAGCCCACACCGCCGCCGGTGGTCACCACGCCGGTGGCCCAGCTGGCCGAAGCCAACCTGGCGCCAGCCTCGGCCAGCATCGTCAGCGGCCGTCTGGTGCTGAAGACCGAAAGCGGTGGCGTGCACTTGACCGGCCTGGTCGGCGGCCTGCAGCCGATGCAGCAGGCCGGTTTCCACATCCATGAGCGCGGTGACTGCAGCGCGGTGGACGCCAGCAGCGCCGGCAACCACTTCAATCCCGCCGGCGTCGCGCACGGTCGTGCCGGCAGCGGCAAGCACCACCTGGGCGACATCGACAACCTGCAGGCCGACGCGCAGGGCCGTGCCAACGTCGATGTGCATCTGAAGGGCGTTACCCTGGGCGGAGGCGCCGCCACGGATATCGCCAGGCGTGCACTGGTCGTGCATGCCAGGGCCGACGACTATCGCAGCCAGCCCGCCGGCAATGCCGGCGTCCGCATCGCCTGCGGCGTGATCCGGGTAACCCGCTGA
- a CDS encoding superoxide dismutase family protein, with translation MRLIHTSLFAAIAALGLAACNQQPAAPAAEAPATTPAEGSAAPADPATAPATAAAPATDASATAELAPTQGNETKGSITFKLVDGKVHASGQISGLKPGSEHGFHIHEKGDCSAPDGMSAGGHFNPGKQDHGNVATDPHHGGDMPNIKADDKGVATIDGPVSSNVNIGKGDDFDIIGRGLIVHADADDYKTQPTGNAGARLACAVIKKAP, from the coding sequence ATGCGTCTGATCCACACTTCGCTGTTCGCGGCCATCGCTGCACTGGGCCTTGCCGCCTGCAACCAGCAGCCGGCAGCGCCGGCAGCCGAAGCTCCGGCCACCACCCCGGCCGAAGGTTCGGCAGCACCGGCCGATCCGGCCACTGCACCGGCTACCGCAGCGGCCCCGGCAACCGATGCCTCGGCCACTGCCGAACTGGCACCGACCCAGGGCAATGAAACCAAGGGGTCGATCACCTTCAAGCTGGTCGACGGCAAGGTGCATGCGTCCGGCCAGATCAGTGGCCTGAAGCCGGGCAGCGAGCACGGCTTCCATATCCACGAGAAGGGTGACTGCAGCGCGCCGGACGGTATGAGCGCCGGCGGCCACTTCAATCCGGGCAAGCAGGACCACGGCAACGTGGCCACTGATCCGCACCACGGTGGTGACATGCCCAACATCAAGGCCGACGACAAGGGCGTAGCCACCATTGATGGTCCGGTGTCGAGCAACGTCAACATCGGCAAGGGTGATGACTTCGACATCATCGGCCGCGGCCTGATCGTCCACGCCGACGCGGACGACTACAAGACCCAGCCGACCGGCAACGCCGGCGCGCGACTGGCGTGCGCGGTGATCAAGAAGGCACCGTAA
- a CDS encoding acetyl-CoA C-acetyltransferase — MPGISMPNARPVAILGGVRIPFCRQNTAYSDVGNLGMSVRTLGALVERFGLHGQQLGEVAMGAVIKHSSDWNLGREATLSSGLSPLTPGITLQRACGTSLDSIITVANKIALGQIESGIGGGSDTTSDVPIVYGKKLRARLLAANRAKSTGDKIRALTSGFKFAELKPEFPGVAEPRTGKSMGDHCEDMAKEWNISRDSQDEWAVSSHKKLAAAYERGFFNDLIAPFRGVERDNILRADTSLEKLATLKPAFDKVSGRGTLTAANSTPLTDGAAAVLLASEEWARAHGHEPQAYLRDAHVSAVDFVHGEGLLMAPTVAVPEMLKRNGLTLQDFDIYEIHEAFAAQVLCTLRAWESEDYCRNRLGLDAPMGRIDPDKINLLGSSLATGHPFAATGARVIATAAKQLAERGGGRALVSICTAGGMGVVAIVER; from the coding sequence ATGCCAGGTATCTCCATGCCCAACGCTCGTCCCGTCGCCATCCTCGGTGGCGTCCGCATTCCGTTCTGCCGGCAGAACACCGCGTATTCGGATGTCGGCAACCTCGGCATGTCGGTGCGTACGCTGGGAGCGCTGGTCGAGCGCTTCGGCCTGCACGGCCAGCAGCTGGGCGAAGTGGCGATGGGTGCGGTCATCAAGCACTCCAGCGACTGGAACCTGGGTCGCGAAGCCACGCTGTCCTCGGGCCTGTCGCCGTTGACCCCCGGCATCACCCTGCAGCGCGCCTGCGGCACCTCGCTGGACAGCATCATCACCGTTGCCAACAAGATCGCCCTGGGCCAGATCGAGTCCGGCATCGGCGGTGGTTCGGACACCACGTCCGACGTGCCGATCGTGTACGGCAAGAAGCTGCGCGCGCGCCTGCTGGCGGCCAACCGTGCCAAGAGCACCGGTGACAAGATCCGCGCACTGACCTCCGGCTTCAAGTTCGCCGAGCTCAAGCCGGAGTTTCCGGGCGTGGCCGAGCCGCGTACCGGCAAGAGCATGGGCGACCACTGCGAGGACATGGCCAAGGAGTGGAACATCTCGCGCGACTCGCAGGACGAGTGGGCGGTGTCTTCGCACAAGAAGCTGGCCGCAGCCTATGAGCGCGGCTTCTTCAATGACCTGATCGCACCGTTCCGCGGCGTCGAGCGCGACAACATCCTGCGTGCCGACACCTCGCTGGAGAAGCTGGCCACGCTGAAGCCGGCCTTCGACAAGGTATCCGGCCGTGGCACCCTGACCGCAGCCAACTCCACCCCGCTGACCGATGGCGCCGCCGCCGTGCTGCTGGCCAGCGAAGAGTGGGCGCGCGCGCATGGCCACGAGCCGCAGGCCTACCTGCGCGACGCACACGTGTCGGCCGTCGATTTCGTGCACGGCGAAGGCCTGTTGATGGCGCCGACCGTGGCCGTGCCGGAGATGCTCAAGCGCAACGGCCTGACCCTGCAGGACTTCGACATCTACGAGATCCACGAAGCCTTCGCCGCACAGGTGCTGTGCACCCTGCGTGCGTGGGAGAGCGAGGATTACTGCCGCAACCGCCTCGGCCTGGATGCGCCGATGGGCCGCATCGACCCGGACAAGATCAACCTGCTGGGTTCGTCGCTGGCCACCGGTCACCCGTTCGCCGCCACCGGTGCGCGCGTGATCGCCACGGCGGCCAAGCAGCTGGCCGAGCGCGGCGGTGGCCGTGCGCTGGTGTCGATCTGCACCGCCGGCGGCATGGGCGTGGTGGCGATCGTCGAACGTTGA
- a CDS encoding heme biosynthesis HemY N-terminal domain-containing protein: MKPLQSLVVLLLAVAIGVVAAQWLGTDDLNRYGEVTLRYGGYDYHSNLPKVALLSVIGVLVLWLLWSLIAAPFRAWGRYRRKQGRVRLIDGLLAYEHGQWQRAEKLLDGAAKDPEVSGVALANAVRSAQVRADAPAAEALLQRLGESDATLQALLRAEQLLANDLPVDAINALDVAAIQPLPPRGLWLRTEALARAGRAHEAYGQLGALRQTKVLPAEASSELEARLAAQALLEAGDVNALAAQWEATPKALRPTPDVVAAYATRAVALDWDEPALLALEQALDHRWDDELVAVYGRLPAERLATRQANLQRWRNVHDDSAALRLAQGRIALAQQQWDAADAFLHEAIAAGAGAPAWEALGEAFAQRGEHVLAAQCLANALRLQRGEDSVALVRAPAAVADPPLHATVEEQSIAPLPPVYDANEDRDAFGNPRLP; encoded by the coding sequence ATGAAACCCCTGCAATCACTGGTCGTGCTGTTGCTGGCAGTGGCCATTGGCGTAGTTGCCGCGCAATGGCTCGGCACCGATGACCTGAACCGCTACGGCGAAGTGACCCTGCGCTATGGCGGCTACGACTACCACAGCAACCTGCCGAAGGTAGCGCTGCTGTCGGTGATCGGCGTGCTGGTGCTGTGGCTGCTGTGGAGCCTGATCGCCGCACCGTTCCGTGCCTGGGGCCGCTACCGCCGCAAGCAGGGCCGGGTGCGCCTGATCGATGGTCTGCTGGCCTATGAGCATGGCCAGTGGCAGCGCGCCGAGAAGCTGCTGGATGGCGCCGCCAAGGATCCGGAAGTGAGCGGAGTTGCCCTGGCCAATGCCGTGCGCAGCGCGCAGGTGCGGGCCGACGCCCCCGCTGCCGAGGCGCTGCTGCAGCGCCTGGGCGAAAGCGATGCGACTTTGCAGGCACTGCTGCGTGCCGAGCAGCTGTTGGCCAACGATCTGCCGGTGGATGCGATCAACGCATTGGATGTGGCGGCGATCCAGCCGCTGCCGCCGCGTGGTCTGTGGCTGCGTACCGAAGCGCTGGCACGTGCCGGCCGCGCGCACGAGGCTTACGGCCAGCTGGGCGCACTGCGCCAGACCAAGGTGCTGCCGGCCGAGGCCAGCAGCGAGCTGGAAGCACGCCTGGCCGCGCAGGCACTGCTGGAAGCGGGCGACGTCAACGCCCTGGCTGCGCAGTGGGAAGCCACGCCGAAGGCGCTGCGACCGACACCGGACGTGGTTGCTGCCTACGCCACCCGTGCGGTTGCACTGGACTGGGACGAACCGGCACTGCTGGCGCTTGAGCAGGCGCTGGACCACCGCTGGGATGACGAACTGGTGGCCGTGTATGGCCGTCTGCCGGCCGAACGTCTGGCCACGCGCCAGGCCAACCTGCAGCGCTGGCGCAACGTGCACGACGACTCGGCCGCCCTGCGCCTGGCCCAGGGCCGCATCGCGCTGGCGCAGCAACAGTGGGACGCGGCCGATGCGTTCCTGCATGAAGCCATCGCCGCGGGTGCCGGTGCCCCTGCATGGGAAGCGCTGGGCGAAGCCTTCGCGCAACGTGGCGAACACGTGCTGGCCGCGCAGTGCCTGGCCAACGCGCTGCGCCTGCAGCGTGGCGAAGACAGCGTGGCGCTGGTGCGTGCACCGGCAGCGGTGGCTGACCCGCCGCTGCATGCGACCGTCGAGGAGCAGTCGATTGCACCGCTGCCGCCGGTGTACGACGCCAATGAAGACCGCGACGCGTTCGGCAACCCGCGGTTGCCCTAA
- a CDS encoding uroporphyrinogen-III C-methyltransferase → MNDTLPPAPSPHRPMRWLLPLAVLAVLGAGGYAGYHYWQKQQSDQLAQAQTTAVQLKGLEATVEALRRDQRAASQRLQDAATTNRVLRDEVLGLSQRSALLEENLAKLADSANQGRQAVQRDEAELLLTQAAQRLAFADDVEGSRRLYALAATALADLPDSDGLNLRQALVQERNALDALGAGPRVLSLQRLDALGKALQGLPSQIAQTPANNTAKPWWQAALAPFVDITPSRLNGPLTSAERTTIDTALQLELTLARAAIERGDGKGRDAALNRIDHWAQRRWPDSPDLRAQRAELHALRSLPLQADDTVLGSTLQQLRTQTDRR, encoded by the coding sequence ATGAACGACACTCTGCCGCCCGCTCCATCGCCCCATCGCCCCATGCGCTGGCTGCTGCCGCTTGCCGTGCTGGCGGTGCTGGGCGCGGGCGGCTATGCCGGCTACCACTATTGGCAGAAGCAGCAGAGCGACCAGCTGGCGCAGGCGCAGACCACCGCCGTGCAGCTGAAGGGGCTGGAGGCTACGGTCGAGGCCCTGCGCCGCGACCAGCGCGCTGCCAGCCAGCGCTTGCAGGATGCGGCCACCACCAACCGGGTGCTGCGCGACGAAGTGCTGGGCCTGTCGCAACGCAGTGCCCTGCTGGAAGAAAACCTGGCCAAGCTGGCCGACAGCGCCAACCAGGGCCGCCAGGCCGTGCAGCGCGATGAGGCCGAACTGCTGCTGACCCAGGCCGCACAGCGGCTGGCCTTCGCCGATGACGTGGAAGGCTCACGCCGGCTGTATGCGCTGGCCGCCACTGCGTTGGCCGATCTGCCCGACAGCGACGGCCTGAACCTGCGCCAGGCCCTGGTGCAGGAACGCAACGCGCTGGATGCGTTGGGCGCTGGCCCGCGCGTGCTGTCACTGCAACGCCTGGACGCGTTGGGCAAGGCCCTGCAGGGCCTGCCTTCGCAGATCGCGCAGACGCCGGCCAACAACACCGCAAAACCGTGGTGGCAGGCCGCGCTGGCGCCCTTCGTGGATATCACCCCGAGCCGCCTGAACGGCCCGCTGACGTCGGCCGAGCGCACCACCATCGATACGGCGCTGCAGCTGGAACTGACCCTGGCCCGCGCAGCGATCGAGCGCGGCGACGGCAAAGGCCGCGATGCCGCGCTGAACAGAATCGATCACTGGGCGCAGCGGCGCTGGCCGGATTCACCGGACCTGCGCGCGCAACGTGCTGAACTCCATGCCCTGCGCTCGCTGCCATTGCAGGCCGATGACACCGTGCTTGGCAGCACCCTGCAACAACTGCGTACCCAGACCGACCGGAGGTAA
- a CDS encoding uroporphyrinogen-III synthase, which produces MTVMANHTIPTGWTLISLRPQGQQAALRHAAAGLGGRTVALSPWRLQRVQGSAARQQLQRALTSDRVVFTSPAAVAAAASLLPLAAAQRSPWLTVGEGTARALLAHGVADVHAPQRMDSEGLLAMPVLGDVRGMQIGLVTAPGGRGLIAAELQAAGAQITRADVYRRLPLRLSRRMLARLARSPTPWLLAISSGEALQRFWQQLPAHWQQRLRANAIALVASDRLGAQAQALGLTRVVRSEGPTSVQLMAAAHTALTGPAAT; this is translated from the coding sequence ATGACGGTAATGGCCAACCATACGATACCCACTGGCTGGACCCTGATCTCGCTGCGCCCGCAGGGCCAGCAGGCGGCGCTGCGCCATGCCGCAGCAGGGCTGGGAGGCCGTACCGTCGCGCTTTCGCCCTGGCGGCTGCAGCGTGTGCAGGGCAGCGCCGCGCGCCAGCAACTGCAACGGGCGCTGACCAGCGATCGGGTGGTGTTCACCAGCCCGGCGGCCGTGGCCGCAGCGGCCAGCCTGCTACCGCTGGCGGCGGCGCAGCGCAGCCCGTGGCTGACGGTGGGCGAAGGCACGGCGCGTGCCCTGCTGGCCCATGGCGTCGCTGACGTCCATGCGCCCCAGCGGATGGACAGTGAGGGCCTGCTGGCGATGCCGGTGCTGGGCGATGTGCGGGGCATGCAGATCGGGCTGGTGACCGCACCGGGAGGCCGGGGCCTGATTGCCGCTGAGTTGCAGGCCGCGGGCGCGCAGATCACCCGCGCTGATGTCTACCGACGGCTGCCGCTGCGCTTGTCGCGGCGCATGCTGGCGCGTTTGGCCCGTTCTCCAACGCCTTGGCTGCTGGCCATCAGCAGTGGCGAGGCATTGCAGCGTTTCTGGCAGCAGCTGCCTGCGCACTGGCAGCAGCGGCTGCGGGCGAACGCGATCGCGCTGGTGGCCAGCGACCGGCTGGGCGCGCAGGCGCAGGCCCTGGGGCTGACCCGGGTGGTGCGCAGCGAGGGCCCTACGAGCGTTCAGTTGATGGCCGCTGCACACACTGCGCTCACCGGCCCGGCAGCGACCTGA
- a CDS encoding YiiD C-terminal domain-containing protein, protein MAVDALTSSLAALQDVLDCMPAVRAMQIRLDGYADGVLRITAPLVANVNDKGNAFGGSLASVLTLSGWALVSLRLRLAGHDAEVYVADSNLRYLAPVYEDLHAHAEAAGSGAWETFLATFRQRGKARISIVATQPGADGKAAAEFSGRFVAFAKG, encoded by the coding sequence ATGGCTGTTGATGCCCTGACCTCTTCGCTGGCTGCCCTGCAGGACGTGCTGGACTGCATGCCGGCGGTCCGCGCGATGCAGATCCGCCTGGATGGCTATGCCGACGGCGTGCTGCGCATCACCGCGCCGCTGGTGGCCAACGTCAATGACAAGGGCAATGCGTTCGGTGGCAGCCTGGCCTCGGTGCTGACCCTGTCCGGCTGGGCGCTGGTCAGCCTGCGCCTGCGCCTGGCCGGCCACGACGCCGAGGTCTACGTGGCCGACAGCAACCTGCGCTACCTGGCACCGGTCTATGAAGACCTGCATGCCCATGCCGAAGCGGCCGGAAGCGGCGCCTGGGAGACCTTCCTGGCCACCTTCCGCCAGCGCGGCAAGGCCCGCATCAGCATTGTCGCCACCCAGCCCGGTGCCGACGGCAAGGCCGCGGCCGAATTCAGCGGTCGCTTCGTTGCCTTCGCCAAAGGGTAG
- a CDS encoding rhodanese-like domain-containing protein has product MNYEELLAFAGRNPMLSAALVGLTVALIVTEIRRLFRGFKGIKPAELTQLINAGGTVVVDLSPSADFEKGHIAGSRSAQASAFGPEHKLVANAKQAPVVLVCRSGNASETAAKALKKAGFEKVFVLDGGIPAWQQAELPLVKGRN; this is encoded by the coding sequence GTGAATTACGAAGAGTTGCTGGCCTTCGCAGGCCGAAACCCGATGCTGTCCGCGGCCCTGGTCGGCCTGACCGTGGCCCTCATCGTCACCGAAATCCGCCGCCTGTTCCGGGGCTTCAAGGGCATCAAGCCCGCCGAACTGACCCAGCTGATCAACGCGGGCGGCACGGTGGTGGTTGATCTGTCGCCCAGCGCTGATTTCGAAAAGGGCCACATCGCCGGCAGCCGCAGTGCCCAGGCCAGCGCGTTCGGCCCCGAGCACAAGCTGGTGGCCAACGCCAAGCAGGCCCCGGTGGTGCTGGTGTGCCGCAGCGGCAACGCGTCCGAGACCGCCGCCAAGGCGCTGAAGAAGGCCGGCTTCGAGAAGGTCTTCGTGCTCGACGGCGGCATCCCCGCGTGGCAGCAGGCAGAACTGCCGCTGGTCAAGGGCCGCAACTGA
- the secB gene encoding protein-export chaperone SecB → MSEETTNGAVAPVDAATGPAFTVEKIYVKDVSFESPNAPSIFNDQVQPELQLNLNQQVQRLGENAFEVVLAVTLTCQAGERTAYVAEVKQAGVFGLVGLDPQSIDVLLGTQCPNILFPYVRQLVSDLIQAGGFPPFFLQPINFEGLYAETLRQRQEQGDAPSLADSEPAGNA, encoded by the coding sequence ATGTCCGAAGAGACCACCAACGGCGCTGTCGCGCCGGTCGATGCCGCCACCGGCCCCGCGTTCACCGTCGAGAAGATCTACGTCAAGGACGTTTCCTTCGAGTCGCCGAATGCCCCGTCGATCTTCAACGACCAGGTGCAGCCGGAACTGCAGCTCAACCTGAACCAGCAGGTCCAGCGTCTGGGCGAGAATGCCTTTGAAGTCGTGCTGGCCGTGACCCTGACCTGCCAGGCCGGCGAGCGCACCGCGTACGTGGCCGAAGTGAAGCAGGCTGGCGTGTTCGGCCTGGTCGGCCTGGACCCGCAGTCGATCGACGTGCTGCTCGGCACCCAGTGCCCGAACATCCTGTTCCCGTACGTGCGCCAGCTGGTCAGCGACCTGATCCAGGCCGGCGGCTTCCCGCCGTTCTTCCTGCAGCCGATCAACTTCGAAGGCCTGTACGCAGAAACCCTGCGCCAGCGCCAGGAGCAGGGCGACGCACCGTCGCTGGCTGACTCCGAGCCGGCCGGCAACGCCTGA
- a CDS encoding NAD(P)H-dependent glycerol-3-phosphate dehydrogenase, with translation MSTTADKIAILGAGSWGTALATLLARHGRQTVLWGRDAAVVEAIDQRHENPRYLPGIPLPESLRATTDLASAVEGAAWILVVTPSHAFGETVRALAPLRPAGAGVAWATKGFEPGSGRFLHEVAREVLGEDVPLAVVTGPSFAKEVTLGLPTAITVHGDVPEFAQTVAEAMHGPAFRAYTGDDMVGAELGGAMKNVLAVATGVADGMQLGLNARAGLITRGLNEMLRLAAAIGAKPETLMGLAGLGDLVLTCTGDLSRNRRLGLALGRGQTLQDAIREIGQVVESVQTADEVMRQARRHGIDLPISDRVRAVLHGEQTPEEGLRALLAREQKPEYPDTLFK, from the coding sequence ATGAGCACTACCGCTGACAAGATTGCCATACTCGGCGCCGGTTCCTGGGGAACCGCGCTGGCGACGCTGCTCGCCCGCCACGGTCGCCAGACCGTGCTGTGGGGGCGCGATGCTGCCGTGGTCGAGGCCATCGACCAGCGCCACGAGAATCCGCGTTACCTGCCGGGCATTCCGTTGCCGGAATCGCTGCGCGCCACCACCGACCTCGCGTCGGCGGTGGAAGGTGCCGCCTGGATCCTGGTGGTGACCCCGTCGCATGCATTCGGTGAAACCGTGCGCGCGCTGGCACCGCTGCGTCCGGCCGGTGCCGGTGTGGCCTGGGCCACCAAGGGCTTCGAGCCCGGCTCTGGCCGCTTCCTGCATGAAGTAGCGCGCGAAGTGCTGGGCGAGGACGTGCCGCTAGCCGTTGTCACCGGGCCGTCGTTCGCCAAGGAAGTCACCCTGGGCCTGCCGACCGCGATTACCGTGCACGGCGACGTGCCCGAGTTCGCGCAGACGGTGGCCGAGGCCATGCACGGCCCGGCGTTCCGCGCCTACACCGGCGACGACATGGTCGGTGCCGAGCTGGGCGGTGCGATGAAGAACGTGCTGGCCGTGGCCACCGGCGTGGCCGATGGCATGCAGCTGGGCCTGAACGCCCGTGCCGGCCTGATCACCCGTGGCCTCAACGAGATGCTGCGCCTGGCGGCAGCGATCGGCGCCAAGCCGGAAACGCTGATGGGCCTGGCGGGGCTGGGCGACCTGGTGCTGACCTGCACCGGTGACCTGTCGCGCAACCGCCGCCTGGGCCTGGCCCTGGGCCGCGGGCAGACGCTGCAGGACGCCATCCGCGAAATCGGCCAGGTGGTCGAGTCGGTGCAGACCGCAGACGAAGTGATGCGACAGGCGCGCCGTCATGGCATCGACCTGCCCATCTCCGACCGCGTGCGCGCCGTGCTGCATGGCGAGCAGACCCCGGAAGAAGGATTGCGTGCGCTGTTGGCACGCGAACAGAAGCCGGAGTATCCGGATACGCTGTTCAAGTGA
- a CDS encoding YybH family protein, producing MCHSRLAVFLISGLLLAGPVVAQEPAASSPAARLADVPLPAALDRVLRDYEQAWRTGDAKALAGLFAEDGFILQSNQPPVRGRAAIEAAYAGQGSSPLRLRALAYAAEESTGYIIGAYTYGNNAGDTGKFTLTLKRVAGGPWMIFSDMDNTNTPPRSR from the coding sequence ATGTGCCATTCAAGACTTGCCGTGTTTCTCATCAGTGGCCTGTTGCTGGCCGGGCCTGTTGTTGCGCAGGAGCCCGCCGCATCCTCGCCCGCCGCACGTCTTGCCGATGTCCCCCTGCCCGCCGCGCTGGATCGCGTGCTGCGCGATTACGAACAGGCGTGGCGCACCGGTGATGCGAAGGCGTTGGCGGGATTGTTCGCCGAGGATGGTTTCATCCTGCAGAGCAACCAGCCGCCCGTGCGCGGGCGCGCGGCGATCGAGGCGGCGTATGCCGGCCAGGGAAGCAGCCCGTTGCGGCTGCGTGCGCTGGCCTATGCCGCAGAGGAATCCACCGGTTACATCATTGGTGCCTACACCTACGGCAACAACGCAGGCGATACCGGGAAGTTCACGCTGACGTTGAAGCGCGTGGCGGGTGGGCCATGGATGATTTTTTCGGACATGGACAACACCAACACGCCGCCGCGGTCGCGGTGA
- a CDS encoding Ivy family c-type lysozyme inhibitor — MTSRMMGMAGLVALLAACTQAPAPEAGTAAAPAATAAPTEAPAATATVVENAPSVEDGVDPSVWDNEGEPEGETPGAELTCADNPLATYFFTLVGGNTVDDCGRKDPKVLAAFDALMKNTAAAESPDKNVPSLRERLLSGPSGPGELMVLQGEPWWLYTACQAHQCSTTALAMLYSPTHSKMVGRLTTRCNVWWLGEPNAEQRALIERERPVDEAMLKEEGDSCE, encoded by the coding sequence ATGACGTCTCGAATGATGGGAATGGCAGGGCTGGTCGCGTTGCTGGCTGCGTGCACGCAGGCACCGGCACCGGAAGCAGGCACCGCAGCTGCACCCGCCGCTACTGCTGCGCCGACGGAAGCCCCAGCCGCCACGGCCACGGTGGTCGAGAACGCGCCTTCCGTCGAAGACGGCGTGGACCCGTCGGTGTGGGACAACGAAGGCGAGCCGGAAGGTGAGACCCCAGGCGCCGAACTCACCTGCGCGGACAATCCGCTGGCGACTTATTTCTTCACCCTGGTCGGCGGCAACACCGTGGACGACTGCGGCCGCAAGGACCCGAAGGTGCTGGCCGCGTTCGACGCCCTGATGAAGAACACTGCGGCGGCCGAATCGCCCGACAAGAACGTCCCTTCGCTGCGCGAACGCCTGCTGAGCGGTCCCAGCGGCCCTGGCGAACTGATGGTGCTGCAGGGCGAGCCGTGGTGGCTTTACACCGCCTGCCAGGCGCACCAGTGCTCGACCACCGCGCTGGCGATGCTGTATTCGCCGACGCACTCGAAGATGGTCGGCCGCCTTACCACCCGCTGCAACGTGTGGTGGCTGGGCGAGCCGAACGCGGAGCAGCGCGCGCTGATCGAGCGCGAGCGGCCGGTGGACGAAGCGATGCTGAAGGAAGAAGGCGATTCCTGCGAATGA
- a CDS encoding helix-turn-helix domain-containing protein, with protein sequence MSDENRRLLRLLRELQPRSLTELSEHCGRKVPSLSRTLRMMEGYGLVELKRVGASVVPSAMATRFLIELD encoded by the coding sequence TTGAGCGATGAGAACCGCCGGCTGTTGCGACTGCTGCGCGAACTTCAACCCAGGTCGCTCACCGAACTGTCCGAGCACTGCGGGCGCAAGGTTCCAAGCCTTTCTCGTACCCTTCGGATGATGGAAGGCTATGGGCTGGTTGAACTGAAGCGGGTCGGGGCGTCTGTGGTGCCATCTGCCATGGCCACGCGCTTTCTCATAGAGCTCGACTAG
- a CDS encoding RidA family protein: MSTSNRRTASFGVPWESAYGYAQAVRVNNSIFVSGQLSHTPEGQLVAPAALGADGKPANFDTMEAQMKRTYENAQVLLAELGGSLADVVEETLFVIDVPAAFAASSKVRPAVYGQPVPQVASNLIGVSALAFPEQLIEIAFRAEVQP, from the coding sequence ATGAGTACCTCCAACCGCAGGACGGCCAGCTTCGGCGTGCCGTGGGAATCGGCCTATGGGTATGCACAGGCCGTGCGCGTGAACAATTCGATCTTCGTGTCGGGCCAGCTCTCGCACACGCCGGAGGGACAGCTGGTGGCGCCGGCCGCTCTGGGCGCTGATGGAAAGCCTGCCAACTTCGACACCATGGAAGCGCAGATGAAGCGCACCTACGAGAACGCGCAGGTGTTGTTGGCCGAGCTGGGTGGATCGTTGGCGGATGTGGTTGAGGAAACCCTGTTTGTCATTGATGTGCCTGCGGCGTTCGCCGCCAGCAGCAAGGTCAGGCCTGCCGTCTATGGCCAGCCTGTTCCCCAGGTGGCCAGCAACCTCATCGGGGTTTCCGCGCTCGCCTTCCCCGAACAGTTGATCGAGATCGCGTTCCGCGCTGAAGTGCAGCCGTAG
- a CDS encoding DUF1348 family protein, producing the protein MSAVAPRPPLPPFTLESAIQKVRLAEDGWNSRDADKVALAYSLDTQWRNRAEFTNGREEARQFLARKWKKELEYRLIKELWAFTGNRIAVRYAYEWRDDSGNWFRSYGNENWEFGADGLMERRFSCINDMPIKDSERKFHWPLGRRPDDHPGLSDLGM; encoded by the coding sequence GTGTCCGCAGTAGCACCCCGCCCCCCCCTTCCCCCGTTCACTCTCGAATCGGCGATCCAGAAGGTTCGCTTGGCAGAAGATGGCTGGAATTCCCGCGATGCCGACAAAGTGGCGCTTGCCTATTCGCTCGACACCCAGTGGCGAAACCGCGCCGAGTTCACCAACGGCCGCGAGGAAGCCCGGCAGTTCCTTGCCCGAAAGTGGAAGAAAGAGCTTGAGTACCGCCTGATCAAGGAGTTGTGGGCATTCACCGGCAACCGCATCGCCGTGCGCTACGCCTATGAATGGCGCGACGACTCTGGAAACTGGTTCCGCTCCTATGGAAACGAGAACTGGGAATTCGGCGCGGATGGTCTGATGGAGCGCCGCTTCTCATGCATCAACGATATGCCCATCAAGGACAGCGAACGCAAGTTCCACTGGCCACTGGGGCGCCGCCCGGATGATCATCCGGGGCTGTCCGATCTGGGTATGTAA